A single region of the Streptomyces sp. ITFR-16 genome encodes:
- a CDS encoding purine-nucleoside phosphorylase — protein MNASVIPDHIQGDPHAAAADAAARLRELTGAETHDVALVMGSGWAPAGDALGTPEAEFPVTDLPGFPAPAVEGHGGTIRSYRIGEKRALVFLGRTHFYEGRGVAAVAHGVRTAAAAGCKTVILTNGCGGLREGMRPGQPVLISDHINLTAASPIIGANFVDLTDLYSPRLRALCKEIDETLEEGVYVQFPGPHYETPAEINMVRVMGGDLVGMSTVLEAIAAREAGAEVLGLSLVTNLAAGLSGEPLNHEEVLQAGRDSATRMGALLARVLERI, from the coding sequence GTGAACGCATCAGTTATTCCGGACCACATCCAGGGCGACCCGCACGCCGCCGCCGCCGACGCCGCCGCCCGCCTGCGCGAGCTGACCGGTGCCGAGACCCACGACGTCGCCCTCGTGATGGGCTCCGGCTGGGCGCCCGCCGGCGATGCGCTCGGCACTCCGGAGGCCGAGTTCCCGGTGACCGACCTGCCGGGCTTCCCCGCCCCCGCCGTCGAGGGCCACGGCGGCACGATCCGCTCGTACCGCATCGGCGAGAAGCGCGCCCTGGTCTTCCTGGGCCGTACGCACTTCTACGAGGGCCGCGGCGTGGCCGCCGTGGCGCACGGGGTGCGTACCGCCGCCGCCGCGGGCTGCAAGACCGTCATCCTGACGAACGGCTGCGGCGGTCTGCGCGAGGGCATGCGCCCCGGTCAGCCGGTCCTGATCAGCGACCACATCAACCTCACGGCGGCGTCGCCGATCATCGGCGCCAACTTCGTCGACCTCACCGACCTGTACTCGCCGCGGCTGCGCGCACTGTGCAAGGAGATCGACGAGACCCTCGAAGAGGGGGTGTACGTGCAGTTCCCCGGCCCGCACTACGAGACGCCGGCCGAGATCAACATGGTCCGTGTGATGGGCGGCGACCTGGTCGGCATGTCCACCGTGCTGGAGGCGATCGCGGCGCGCGAGGCGGGCGCCGAGGTGCTGGGCCTGTCCCTGGTGACGAACCTGGCGGCGGGGCTGAGCGGGGAGCCGCTGAACCACGAAGAGGTGTTGCAGGCGGGGCGGGACTCGGCGACGCGGATGGGCGCGCTGCTGGCCCGCGTCCTGGAACGCATCTGA
- a CDS encoding phospho-sugar mutase, which produces MTTQELIGRARTWLAEDPDPETREELAKLIESEDLDELAARFAGTLQFGTAGLRGEIGAGPMRMNRAVVIRAAAGLAAYLKDQGRAGGLVVIGYDARYKSTDFARDTAAVMTGAGLRAAVLPRPLPTPVLAYAIRHLGAVAGVEVTASHNPPRDNGYKVYLGDGSQIVPPADGEIAAAIDAVGPLESVPRPEDGWETLGDEVLDAYLARTDAVLDADSPRTARVAYTAMHGVGTSVLTAAFERAGFPAPVLVAEQAEPDPAFPTVAFPNPEEPGAMDLAFATARRTDPDIVIANDPDADRCAVAVPDPAADGGWRMLRGDEVGALLAAHLVRRGATGVFAESIVSSSLLGRIAEKAGLGHEETLTGFKWIARVEGLRYGYEEALGYCVDPDGVRDKDGITAALLVAELASVLKEQGRTLLDLLDDLALAHGLHATDQLSVRVEDLSVIADAMRRLRERPPAELAGLAVTSAEDLSRGSALLPPTDGLRYRLDGARVIVRPSGTEPKLKCYLEVVVPVASADGLPAARARGAELLAGIKRDLAAAAGI; this is translated from the coding sequence GTGACGACGCAGGAGCTCATCGGCCGGGCCAGGACCTGGCTCGCGGAGGATCCGGACCCCGAGACCCGTGAAGAGCTGGCCAAGCTCATCGAGTCCGAGGACCTCGACGAGCTCGCCGCCCGCTTCGCCGGCACGCTCCAGTTCGGCACCGCCGGACTCCGCGGCGAGATCGGCGCGGGACCGATGCGCATGAACCGCGCCGTCGTCATCCGCGCCGCCGCCGGGCTCGCCGCGTACCTCAAGGACCAGGGCCGGGCGGGCGGCCTCGTCGTCATCGGGTACGACGCCCGCTACAAGTCCACCGACTTCGCCCGGGACACGGCGGCCGTGATGACCGGCGCCGGCCTCCGGGCGGCGGTACTCCCCCGCCCGCTCCCCACGCCCGTACTCGCCTACGCCATACGGCATCTGGGAGCCGTCGCCGGCGTCGAGGTCACCGCCAGCCACAACCCGCCGCGCGACAACGGCTACAAGGTCTACCTCGGCGACGGCTCGCAGATCGTGCCGCCGGCGGACGGCGAGATCGCCGCCGCCATCGACGCGGTCGGCCCGCTGGAGAGCGTGCCCCGTCCCGAGGACGGCTGGGAGACCCTCGGCGACGAGGTGCTGGACGCCTATCTGGCGCGTACGGACGCCGTGCTGGACGCGGACTCGCCGCGTACCGCCCGCGTCGCGTACACGGCGATGCACGGCGTCGGCACGTCCGTGCTGACCGCCGCCTTCGAGCGGGCGGGCTTCCCCGCCCCGGTCCTGGTCGCCGAGCAGGCCGAGCCGGACCCCGCGTTCCCCACCGTGGCCTTCCCCAATCCGGAGGAGCCCGGCGCGATGGATCTCGCGTTCGCCACCGCGCGCCGTACGGACCCCGACATCGTCATCGCCAACGACCCGGACGCCGACCGCTGTGCCGTCGCCGTCCCGGACCCGGCGGCCGACGGCGGCTGGCGGATGCTGCGCGGGGACGAGGTCGGCGCGCTGCTCGCCGCCCACCTCGTGCGCCGGGGCGCCACCGGCGTGTTCGCCGAGTCGATCGTCTCGTCCTCGCTCCTGGGCCGGATCGCCGAGAAGGCGGGCCTCGGCCACGAGGAGACGCTGACCGGCTTCAAGTGGATCGCCCGTGTCGAGGGACTGCGCTACGGCTACGAGGAGGCGCTCGGCTACTGCGTGGACCCGGACGGCGTCCGCGACAAGGACGGCATCACGGCGGCCCTGCTGGTCGCCGAGCTCGCCTCCGTGCTCAAGGAGCAGGGCCGCACCCTCCTGGACCTGCTGGACGACCTCGCCCTGGCCCACGGCCTGCACGCCACCGACCAGCTGTCGGTGCGGGTCGAGGATCTGTCCGTCATCGCGGACGCCATGCGCCGCCTGCGTGAGCGGCCCCCGGCCGAGCTGGCCGGGCTGGCCGTCACCTCGGCCGAGGACCTGTCGCGCGGCAGCGCGCTGCTGCCGCCCACCGACGGACTGCGCTACCGGCTGGACGGCGCCCGGGTGATCGTCCGCCCGAGCGGCACCGAGCCGAAGCTCAAGTGCTATCTGGAGGTCGTGGTGCCGGTCGCCTCGGCGGACGGGCTGCCCGCGGCGCGTGCGAGGGGCGCGGAGCTCCTGGCCGGCATCAAGCGCGACCTCGCGGCCGCGGCAGGCATCTGA
- the deoC gene encoding deoxyribose-phosphate aldolase produces MPTTAPAFADATASETALRRFLHGLPGVDAVGLEARAASLGTRSIKTTAKAYAIDLAISMIDLTTLEGADTPGKVRALAAKAVNPDPTDRTTPRTAAVCVYPDMAATAVAALAGSGVKVASVATAFPAGRAALDVKLADVRDAVAAGADEIDMVIDRGAFLSGRYLKVYEEILAVKAECGTARLKVIFETGELSTYDNIRRASWLGMLAGADFIKTSTGKVGTNATPANTLLMLEAVRDFRAQTGVQIGVKPAGGIRTSKDALKFLVLVNETAGEDWLDNHWFRFGASSLLNDLLMQRQKLSTGRYSGPDYVTVD; encoded by the coding sequence ATGCCCACCACTGCCCCCGCATTCGCCGACGCGACGGCGTCCGAGACTGCGCTGCGCCGCTTCCTGCACGGGCTGCCCGGCGTCGACGCCGTCGGCCTCGAAGCGCGCGCCGCCTCGCTCGGAACCCGTTCGATCAAGACGACGGCCAAGGCGTACGCCATCGACCTGGCCATTTCGATGATCGACCTGACGACGCTGGAAGGCGCGGACACCCCGGGCAAGGTCCGGGCTCTCGCCGCCAAGGCCGTCAACCCCGATCCCACCGACCGCACGACCCCGCGCACCGCGGCCGTCTGCGTCTATCCCGACATGGCGGCGACCGCCGTCGCCGCCCTGGCCGGTTCCGGCGTGAAGGTGGCGTCCGTCGCGACGGCCTTCCCCGCCGGGCGCGCCGCGCTCGACGTGAAGCTCGCGGACGTCCGTGACGCCGTGGCCGCCGGTGCCGACGAGATCGACATGGTGATCGACCGGGGCGCCTTCCTCTCCGGCCGCTATCTGAAGGTGTACGAGGAGATCCTCGCCGTGAAGGCGGAGTGCGGGACCGCCCGCCTCAAGGTGATCTTCGAGACCGGCGAGCTGTCCACGTACGACAACATCCGGCGGGCCTCCTGGCTCGGGATGCTGGCCGGGGCGGACTTCATCAAGACGTCGACCGGCAAGGTCGGGACGAACGCCACGCCCGCGAACACCCTGCTGATGCTGGAGGCGGTGCGCGACTTCCGTGCGCAGACCGGTGTCCAGATCGGCGTGAAGCCGGCCGGCGGCATCCGCACCTCCAAGGACGCGCTCAAGTTCCTGGTCCTGGTCAACGAGACGGCGGGCGAGGACTGGCTGGACAACCACTGGTTCCGCTTCGGCGCCTCCAGCCTGCTGAACGACCTGCTGATGCAGCGCCAGAAGCTCAGCACCGGCCGTTACTCCGGCCCCGATTACGTGACGGTGGACTGA
- a CDS encoding PH domain-containing protein, giving the protein MTSPTPPSEPTYADRTFRSPAGLVGGALLLLLICWIGGDAAFRGEGRVPWLALAGLLTVIPLVVAFTLRPVVFAGERRIRIRNPFRTITLPWTEVADVRAGYSSELFTQDGTKYQLWAVPVSLRQRKKVARQQSRQSMDDPYRRTSVTADVRDTKARVAAADQAVVDLRELSERAGDKPVEGDPVTSVRWAYEVIAPAVVGAVLLIVLGALG; this is encoded by the coding sequence ATGACGAGCCCCACGCCCCCCTCCGAGCCCACCTACGCCGACCGGACCTTCCGGTCGCCCGCCGGGCTGGTCGGGGGCGCCCTGCTGCTCCTGCTCATCTGCTGGATCGGCGGGGACGCCGCCTTCCGGGGCGAGGGCCGGGTGCCGTGGCTCGCGCTGGCCGGGCTGCTGACCGTGATCCCGCTGGTGGTCGCCTTCACCCTGCGCCCCGTGGTGTTCGCGGGCGAGCGGCGCATCAGGATCCGCAACCCGTTCCGGACGATCACGCTGCCGTGGACCGAGGTCGCCGACGTGCGCGCCGGGTACTCCAGCGAGCTGTTCACCCAGGACGGGACGAAGTACCAGCTCTGGGCCGTCCCGGTGTCGCTGCGCCAGCGCAAGAAGGTCGCGCGCCAGCAGTCCCGGCAGTCGATGGACGACCCCTACCGCAGGACGTCCGTGACCGCCGACGTCCGCGACACCAAGGCGCGGGTGGCCGCTGCCGACCAGGCCGTGGTGGACCTGCGGGAGCTGTCCGAGCGCGCGGGCGACAAGCCGGTCGAGGGCGATCCCGTGACGTCGGTGCGCTGGGCGTACGAGGTCATCGCGCCGGCCGTGGTGGGCGCGGTGCTGCTGATCGTCCTGGGCGCGCTGGGCTGA